The following are encoded together in the Solenopsis invicta isolate M01_SB chromosome 14, UNIL_Sinv_3.0, whole genome shotgun sequence genome:
- the LOC113004775 gene encoding uncharacterized protein LOC113004775, with the protein MSEKVYNTKKGNRTRPSRASRSRISNRKPPNRHSFESDTEGVSRLAKKLKTTHEHEFEIDATFGYRILNFVTVFGMLSQILKCQCGGSVTFSESCVRGLGFKLVVLCQKCGSTSIDSSPLINGHAYDINRRVTFAMRIIGIGRQGITKFCAFMCFPKPVFQKSYDAIVKSIVTATDAVKSKCLQKAAEEEKQICTEKVQLEGLTVSGDGSWRKRGFSSLYGFASLIGWYSGKVIDICVKSKYCKECEHWGKKKDTTEYEEWHALHEEYCNANHNRSAGKMEPDAMVEMFSRSESLYNVRYAYYIGDGKTHKSIQDAKPYGDFPVIKKECIGHVQKRLGTRLRNLKKEVKNLGGRGKLTGKLIDELSVYYGLAIRRNTDSVENMRKEIYATLYHKISTDEKPQHDKCPAGADSWCSWQRAKASQTLEMYTHKPAMPLLVFNAVQKIYEDLTREELLSRCLGGYTQNANESLNSVVWSIAPKAISSGKAVVDIATNVAVITYNGGFSSLLDVVSTLELKISPELHNYAMEIDQHRVRAANRSSSINRKSTRKDLTALRKETDELNSNVEGQLYGAGIAE; encoded by the coding sequence atgagtgaaaaagtatataacaCAAAGAAAGGAAATAGAACAAGACCATCTCGGGCCAGTCGGAGCAGAATTTCTAACAGAAAACCGCCCAACCGCCACAGCTTCGAGAGCGACACCGAGGGAGTTTCGAgacttgcaaaaaaattaaaaacaacccATGAACATGAATTCGAAATTGACGCAACGTTCGGATACCGGATATTGAACTTTGTTACTGTTTTTGGGATGCTGTCACAAATTTTAAAGTGTCAGTGCGGAGGCAGTGTTACTTTTTCGGAATCATGCGTGCGTGGTCTTGGATTCAAGCTCGTTGTGTTGTGTCAAAAGTGCGGAAGTACTTCAATTGACAGCAGTCCATTAATTAATGGTCATGCTTACGATATTAATAGACGTGTTACTTTTGCTATGAGAATAATTGGTATCGGAAGGCAAGGAATAACTAAATTTTGTGCGTTTATGTGTTTCCCGAAACCAGTGTTTCAAAAATCGTACGATGCAATTGTAAAGAGCATTGTAACTGCTACGGACGCTGTCAAATCTAAATGTCTACAAAAAGCTGCTGAGGAGGAAAAACAGATTTGTACAGAAAAAGTACAGCTTGAGGGTTTGACAGTGTCAGGGGACGGCTCCTGGAGAAAACGTGGCTTCAGTTCACTGTACGGATTCGCAAGTTTAATCGGATGGTACTCCGGAAAAGTTATTGATATTTGCGTGAAGTCAAAATATTGCAAGGAGTGTGAGCACtggggaaaaaagaaagacaCTACCGAGTATGAAGAATGGCACGCTTTACACGAAGAGTACTGTAATGCAAATCACAATAGGAGTGCAGGGAAAATGGAGCCCGACGCTATGGTGGAAATGTTCTCTCGTTCCGAGTCTTTGTACAATGTTCGGTATGCGTACTACATCGGAGATGGCAAAACGCATAAGAGTATTCAAGATGCTAAGCCGTATGGCGATTTTCCCGTCATAAAAAAGGAATGTATAGGTCATGTACAAAAAAGGCTTGGAACAAGACTAcgcaatttgaaaaaagaagtgaaaaatcTTGGGGGCCGAGGGAAATTAACTGGAAAATTGATAGACGAATTGAGTGTGTACTACGGACTGGCTATACGTCGAAATACTGATTCAGTAGAGAATATGCGCAAGGAAATATACGCTAcattatatcacaaaatttcAACAGACGAAAAACCTCAGCACGATAAATGCCCCGCAGGAGCCGATTCTTGGTGCTCTTGGCAAAGAGCGAAAGCCTCGCAAACTCTCGAGATGTACACTCACAAACCAGCTATGCCCCTCTTGGTTTTCAATGCTGTACAAAAAATCTACGAAGATTTAACAAGAGAAGAACTCCTCTCCCGTTGCCTAGGAGGATATACGCAAAATGCAAACGAAAGTTTGAACTCTGTCGTTTGGTCGATTGCACCGAAAGCGATATCTAGCGGCAAAGCAGTAGTTGATATTGCAACCAACGTAGCCGTCATAACATATAATGGCGGCTTTTCATCACTGTTAGATGTAGTATCAACCCTCGAATTGAAGATTAGTCCCGAGTTGCATAATTACGCAATGGAAATCGACCAACATCGTGTTCGAGCCGCCAACCGCTCATCGTCGATCAACCGAAAAAGCACTCGGAAGGATCTTACGGCACTCAGGAAGGAGACTGACGAGCTAAATTCGAATGTAGAAGGACAGCTATATGGAGCTGGGATAGCAGAGTAA